One genomic segment of Candidatus Zixiibacteriota bacterium includes these proteins:
- a CDS encoding VWA domain-containing protein, which yields MKDIEFSGFGFNLFGSGDLQISPIAIFVAGGILILVMLIYYFRQKRFKSATIKYSDVKIVSRAARSSRQKFRFVLIAFRLLAIAFLVLAFARPRSGTEIRDITSEGIDIMIVLDVSSSMQAEDFKPNNRLFVAKQEIKNFINKRVNDRIGLVVFARNSFAQCPLTVDYGVLLEFVDQVNFGLLEDGTAIGMGIANGVNRLRESESKSRIIVLLTDGDNNAGEIDPITAANLAAAFDIKIYTIGAGKKGNAMFPYQDPIFGKRYIYQPTTIDEETLTKIAEVTGGKYFRAQSGKELEEIYSIIDNLEKTEIKVSHHIQYSELFPYFTYAGLLLLVLEALLGYTYFRKLP from the coding sequence ATGAAAGATATCGAATTCTCAGGATTTGGATTCAATCTGTTCGGCTCCGGAGACCTGCAGATATCTCCGATAGCCATATTTGTAGCCGGAGGAATACTCATCCTCGTAATGCTCATTTACTATTTTAGACAGAAACGATTTAAATCGGCGACAATCAAGTATTCGGATGTCAAAATAGTTTCACGCGCCGCACGATCCAGCCGTCAGAAGTTCAGATTTGTGCTCATTGCATTTCGGCTGCTGGCAATTGCATTTCTTGTTCTTGCCTTCGCTCGCCCAAGGTCCGGTACCGAAATTAGGGATATCACATCTGAGGGAATCGATATTATGATTGTGCTCGATGTCTCCTCATCGATGCAAGCCGAAGATTTCAAACCGAACAATCGATTGTTCGTGGCAAAACAGGAGATAAAGAATTTTATTAACAAACGAGTCAATGACCGTATCGGGCTAGTTGTCTTTGCGCGCAATTCATTTGCGCAGTGCCCACTCACCGTCGATTACGGCGTTCTGCTTGAATTTGTGGATCAAGTAAACTTTGGATTGCTTGAAGACGGCACGGCTATCGGAATGGGTATTGCCAACGGTGTTAATCGCCTGAGAGAATCGGAGTCCAAGTCCCGCATCATTGTTTTGCTGACCGATGGTGACAATAATGCCGGCGAAATCGATCCCATTACTGCGGCAAATCTTGCCGCAGCCTTTGATATAAAAATTTATACGATAGGCGCCGGGAAGAAGGGGAATGCCATGTTTCCCTATCAAGACCCAATTTTCGGCAAACGCTATATTTATCAGCCGACCACAATTGACGAAGAAACTTTAACAAAAATAGCCGAGGTGACGGGCGGGAAATATTTCCGAGCTCAGTCAGGCAAAGAACTTGAGGAAATATACTCTATTATCGACAATCTGGAAAAGACGGAAATCAAAGTATCCCATCATATCCAGTACAGCGAGCTATTTCCTTACTTCACTTATGCCGGTTTGCTACTGCTTGTTTTGGAGGCGCTGCTTGGATATACATATTTCAGGAAACTGCCGTAG